The following are encoded in a window of Parcubacteria group bacterium ADurb.Bin159 genomic DNA:
- a CDS encoding Dolichyl-phosphate-mannose-protein mannosyltransferase — protein MGKNNWINKLITLILFGLIVTLFSLKINSDFNGFFILLLVSIVIIFLGAKTNNEKLFFVILFALVLRLILAIFQVYIGNLPDSTADAVDFERAGWQIANNLINFKSTASSLVLLFLKSDGTIRYEILISFLYFLALRAPLALAGLNLLFNCLTIFIVYFTALEIFQNKKIALTSAIITAIFPTIVLYSVITLRESLIMCFFSFSFLMLVKFIKKGNFNFFILSILSLIGAILFHTGLVTILPLYILCLLFKKTKIPIQKIEKYTIFIILILIIISIYPFISQKIFIIKTSLSRLPGTLSKYVTVASRGRANYLSNITPKSFFDLIWQTPIRIIYFLFAPFPWQITSKIDLIAFFDGLLYFILIISSIFGIKKIWSENTKIGLFSILILLMFLITFGWGVSNYGTAIRHRSKIAWLLIIIASPVIYSFFTIINKKLFKNYVHQNS, from the coding sequence TATATTTTTAGGAGCGAAAACTAATAATGAAAAATTATTCTTTGTTATTTTGTTCGCTCTTGTATTAAGATTAATATTAGCGATATTCCAGGTATATATAGGGAATCTTCCGGATAGCACTGCTGATGCTGTAGATTTTGAAAGGGCAGGTTGGCAAATAGCCAACAACTTGATAAATTTTAAATCAACGGCTTCTTCTTTGGTTTTATTATTTTTAAAAAGCGATGGCACTATAAGATATGAAATTTTAATATCTTTTTTATATTTTTTAGCACTAAGAGCTCCCCTCGCCTTAGCTGGTTTAAATCTTTTGTTTAATTGCCTTACAATTTTTATTGTTTATTTTACTGCTTTGGAAATTTTTCAAAATAAAAAAATCGCCCTAACATCAGCAATCATAACCGCGATATTTCCCACAATAGTGCTTTATTCTGTAATAACGCTAAGAGAATCCTTAATAATGTGTTTTTTTTCTTTTTCCTTTTTAATGCTCGTAAAATTTATCAAAAAAGGAAATTTTAATTTCTTTATATTAAGCATTTTATCTCTTATCGGGGCGATTTTGTTTCATACAGGATTAGTTACCATTCTGCCTCTCTATATACTTTGTCTTTTATTTAAAAAAACGAAAATTCCCATTCAAAAAATAGAAAAATATACTATTTTTATTATTTTAATATTAATAATAATTAGTATCTATCCTTTTATCAGTCAAAAAATATTCATTATTAAAACATCTCTTTCTCGTTTGCCTGGCACTTTGTCAAAATATGTAACTGTGGCGAGCAGAGGAAGGGCAAATTATCTCTCTAATATTACGCCAAAATCGTTTTTTGATCTTATCTGGCAAACACCAATAAGAATAATTTACTTTCTTTTTGCCCCTTTCCCTTGGCAAATCACCTCAAAAATAGACCTAATTGCTTTTTTTGATGGTTTATTATATTTTATTTTAATTATCTCTTCTATATTTGGAATAAAAAAGATTTGGAGTGAAAATACTAAAATAGGGCTATTCTCTATTCTCATTTTATTAATGTTTCTTATTACTTTCGGCTGGGGTGTTTCAAATTATGGTACAGCGATAAGACATAGGTCCAAAATAGCGTGGCTTCTAATAATTATTGCCTCTCCGGTTATTTATAGTTTCTTTACCATAATTAATAAAAAATTATTTAAAAATTATGTCCATCAAAATTCTTAA
- the kanE gene encoding Alpha-D-kanosaminyltransferase has protein sequence MSIKILNIINSLDAGGAESRLKNLVLEEKKYPEFITEICVLYSLGIFGEEIQKNNIPLYNLNLKSKYDLSGIFKIIKLVKKEKPDIVHVRLFPAILFVAIASLLLSKNIQFIGEETSPYNRRRSSKIFKLLDKFIYSRYTKIICVSQQTQDSLLAWLPQLNKKSIVIPNAIPIPNFIPTNYPQKIDALFVGRLEKVKNANILLEAINLLKFKYQKQIKAAIAGDGPLKKDLEEMVKKLKIDENIEFLGIRKDIDKLMFSSKMLVLPSKWEGLPITILEAMSRKLPVIATSVGGIPEVIENYKEGILIPPENPKELAKAINKLLDNKNLREELAENAYKKIKENYSIEQYAEKILDLYKQLIYG, from the coding sequence ATGTCCATCAAAATTCTTAATATAATTAATTCTTTGGATGCCGGTGGGGCAGAGTCACGGCTTAAAAATTTGGTTTTGGAAGAAAAAAAATATCCAGAATTTATTACAGAAATATGCGTGCTTTATTCTTTGGGAATTTTCGGTGAAGAAATTCAAAAAAACAATATTCCTCTTTATAATTTAAATCTAAAATCCAAATACGATTTATCGGGAATTTTCAAAATAATTAAATTAGTTAAAAAAGAAAAACCTGATATTGTCCACGTTCGTTTATTCCCGGCTATTTTATTTGTTGCTATCGCCTCATTATTATTGTCTAAAAATATCCAATTTATCGGAGAAGAAACCAGCCCTTATAATCGCCGCCGTTCGTCAAAAATTTTCAAATTGCTGGATAAATTTATTTATAGCCGCTATACTAAAATCATTTGTGTTAGCCAACAAACACAAGATAGCTTACTCGCTTGGTTACCGCAATTAAATAAAAAAAGTATTGTTATCCCCAATGCTATTCCTATCCCCAATTTTATCCCCACTAATTATCCCCAAAAAATTGACGCGCTCTTTGTTGGCCGATTAGAAAAAGTAAAAAATGCTAATATTTTACTGGAAGCAATCAATCTTTTAAAATTTAAATATCAAAAACAAATTAAGGCGGCTATTGCTGGCGATGGACCCTTGAAAAAAGATTTAGAAGAAATGGTTAAAAAATTAAAAATAGATGAAAATATTGAATTTTTAGGAATCAGAAAAGATATTGATAAATTAATGTTTTCTTCAAAAATGTTAGTTCTCCCTTCAAAATGGGAGGGGCTACCCATAACTATTTTAGAGGCAATGAGTAGAAAATTACCTGTTATTGCCACATCTGTCGGGGGAATACCAGAAGTTATAGAAAACTATAAAGAAGGGATACTAATCCCCCCGGAAAACCCGAAAGAATTAGCCAAAGCTATAAATAAATTATTGGATAATAAAAATTTAAGAGAAGAATTAGCCGAAAATGCCTATAAAAAAATAAAAGAAAATTATTCCATAGAACAATATGCAGAAAAAATTTTAGATTTATATAAACAATTAATTTATGGCTAA